The Malus sylvestris chromosome 8, drMalSylv7.2, whole genome shotgun sequence genomic interval TCCATGTTGTGACGGAGTGTGAGAGCACCAAAATCCTCGAAATTCCTCAATTGGCGATTCCAATGGCTTCAATCTCCGGCATTTACTCTGCTTCTCCGACGATCAAGCGCCAGCTGAAACCGGCGAGTTTGCTGCGGAAGGACTTCGTATCGGTTTCGGTTGCGTTTCCGGCCCGGGTCAAATCGGCGGATCGGGGCTTTTCTCTATCCGTGGCTAGGGAGGTCTCGGCGGAGTTAGCGAAGACCGATGGGGCTCCGAGTAAGATGAAGGAGCTGGTGAAGGACCCGCATGCGCTGTGGCGGAGGTACGTTGACTGGCTGTACCAGCACAAGGAGCTCGGGTTGTTTCTGGATGTGAGTCGGGTCGGGTTCACCGACGAGTTCGTTTCTGAAATGGAGCCCCGGTTCCAGGCGGCGTTCAAGGCTATGGAGGAGCTGGAGAAAGGCGCGATTGCTAATCCCGATGAGGGCCGCATGGTCGGCCATTACTGGCTCCGTAATCCTAAGCTTGCCCCCAACTCGTTCCTCAGGTTGCAGATTGAGAACACACTCGAGGCGCTGCTTAAGTTCTCAAACGACGTCGTCAGCGGTAAGGTCAGATTTTTGTGTTTCAATGTCCGTTTGTTGATTGGTGTTAAATCTGATTAGTTACGGATAATTTGATAAATAGAGATGTTTGTATGTGTAATTTGATAATTTGATGAAATGGGGTTTGTTTGAAATTGCAGATTAAGCCGCCATCTTCGCCGGAAGGGCGGTTTACTCAGGTGCTTTCAGTTGGAATTGGAGGTTCAGCACTTGGACCACAGTTCGTTGCTGAGGCATTAGCTCCTGATAACCCTCCTCTTAAGGTACATTTACAAGTGCATTGTACTTTTTACCTCCACGCAACCTTTTCTGTGACATTATAGACTTCCCCCATCGAACTAAAATCGGTGCACAATCTTTACATGCGGGAAGAATTGTATGAAATATGGGTGTAGTTCAATGCCAATCACTCTATCCCTCCTATTTTGATTCTTTATGtgcaaatgattttttttttttgtcttgttGGCAGATAAGATTTATTGACAATACCGATCCAGCGGGAATTGATCATCAGATTGCACAGCTTGGTCCTGAGTTGGCTTCTACACTTGTCATTGTGATTTCAAAGGTTTGAATACAAaatatctttgccttttattGTGTTATTATACGTTAATTGTACTACATAAAGTGACTCCCATCAGTACCTCAAATAGATGTGATGATACGGTTTAAAACACATCTAAAATCCTTTATGCTATAACGAACAATTTTACTTCATCCCCACTTTCCTGGCAAAGCCACATGGACTGCACCTTTTTCTTCCAATTAGTTTCTACTCTAGCAGCCCCAGATTTTAGAAAAATAAGTCCTTTTGGTACGATAAAGGTGAGAAACTAATTTAAGATGAGACAAGATGCATGCATTCAGTGTACAGTTCCATCTAGTTTTTGTATTCTAAAATCCTTGTTCTTAATTATGTCTTAATGCAAGATGCTGATAtgaattcaatatttttttccttcagaGTGGAGGTACTCCTGAAACGAGAAATGGGTTACTGGAAGTACAGAAGGCCTTCCGTGAGGCTGGCCTGAATTTTGCAAAACAGGTTTTGATCTCAggtttttctttctgctttatTAGTATTCTGCTGCTCAACTTATCAATAATAGTTCTCTTCATTATAGAAAAATAGAAATCCATGGTGTCACTATTGGAGCCAGAGTTGTGGAGTACAATATTAGGTTTATTAGCTGGCTGGATGTGGGTTGGCATTCCTTTACTCGTGTAATTACTCATTCTTGTATCTACATCTACAAGTGGATGTTAAGCTCTATTTTAGTTTCTATTGTCATTTATGGTGTCCAACACTGTGACTGACGAACATGCCACGTGGATGAGGAAATTGCATTCACCATCTTCCTTTTTCATGATTTAAGCCTCGGATATCTTATTTTGATGAGTGCTTTGTGCCTATTAATCTAAAGGTCTTAGTTGTCTACCCCACCCTTTGATGtttaatttgaattaatttttaCGGCTGGCTTACTTTTCATAATTTACGAGGAGTTTTAGCGCTATTTGGATTTCTCTGTTTGTCTGCATCAGATTCCCTATTTTGAATGCGAAATAGAACCTCATTGACTGGACCTTTTGCCTCTTATTTAATCTTGGGCAGTGCTGTATCTTGATGTAACTTATAGTTCCATTGTTGCCCATACTCTTGATGCAGGTCCTTCTCCTCTTATTGTAATCACCAACTTGTCATTTATTTGTGTGTGTAGGGTGTTGCTATAACTCAAGAAAAATCATTATTGGACAACACCGCCAGAATTGAAGGATGGTTAGCTAGATTCCCCATGTTTGACTGGGTTGGTGGCAGAACATCTGAAATGTCTGCAGTTGGTCTTCTTCCGGCAGCACTGCAGGTTGGAGACCTTAAATGATATGAGCACCATTCATTTTTATCATGGGTAATCTTATATAACTGATCCTCTTCAGGGAATTGATATTAAAGAAATGCTTGCTGGCGGACACTTGATGGATGAGGCAAACAGAACCACTGTTGTGAGCATCAATTCGCTACCTCTGTTTTTTTATGGTTGATTGGATTTAGTGCTGCCTGTTTGGTCAGAGCGAATTTTCTGAATCATAATGTCAGTGAGGTTGTATACTAGAGTTTTCTTTACTTCTGAAGAAAACCATTTTGTCTATGGTGATGTATAATTCTGTTGTTTTGCAAATCTCTATCATTTAACTTTCACCACTGGCTCCTCAAATTTGATAGTTCTCTTTGGAGAAGTCATTGACTTACCTGCTGTGTTACTGTTGTATTCTGTTACtctcatttcttctttttagtttttggtCATACAGTTAGTCGTTTTTTCCCAACGGTGAATGATTTTCCAGTCTGACCTCAAGTTTAACTCCATGAGAATAAAATTGCATAACTAAATGGGAAGTAATAAGTAATGACTAGTTACGTTGTTTGGCTAGTACGTCCCCTAATCAAAATAGAAGTGGAAAACAAATGACAAATGTATTTCATGCTTTTTTGTTCAGCTTAGGAATAACCCGGCTGCATTGCTTGCTTTATGCTGGTATTGGGCTTCTGACGGCGTGGGATCAAAGGTAACTTTTTATTCTTCTATTCTACTCCCTAAATACTGTCAAATTTTAGTCTGATCTCTTGATGGTGGGTTTTTTTCATTCCAAAGTTTCTAATTGTTCGCTCTTCGCATTTCATCAGGATATGGTTGTTCTTCCGTACAAGGACAGCCTATTATTATTTAGTCGGTATTTGCAACAGCTGGTCATGGAATCTATTGGGAAAGAATTTGACCTTAATGGTAATCGGGTATGTGCAGCAATCGGTATACCATTCTTTTGTTCATTTACTTTGATTTTGAGTGGGTAAAAGTTGATCGTCCTGAAAACATTTAGTTCAGTTTTCAATAAAGACTTGGATTTTGCGATATTTTTAGATGTTGCCCTCTGCATGGTAGGTATTTGCACTAATAAATAGCAGTCTAGTTTTGACTTCTGTACCATGTTTTGAGCCAAATAAAAACGGACATTCATACCGTGTTTTTACCCTTGTATAAGTTCCCTAGGTGACCATGCTTAAATGCTTCATCACTTAGAACAGttggcatatgtgatgaatttaGGGCTAGTGTGGAATAATATGAGATTTAAATGTGTACGTAGCGTCGCAGATAGTGTCGAGCTTTTATTAAGTTCTGCAAGTCCTGATCTTTGAATTTTGATCCCATTCGTAATGTGTGTAAGCTGTATTAGTTGTTATTTAGGAATTTAGCATAGAATGCGTTCTGAACCTTCTTCATTTGATGACCAAGCATAGTAGATTATTTAAGTCTGTTCATGCCTAATTAGTAGTATCCATAATAGATGCTTCAACGGTGGGTGTCAATATTTTGTAATTGATAGTTTCAGAATGAGCTCACCTTTTGCTTTACAGGTGAATCAAGGACTTACTGTCTATGGAAATAAAGGGAGCACGGATCAGCATGCGtaagttttcagttttcattacTAAGTTGATCCATAATTTGATGTAAACTATTTGTGAGCCTGATGCACCTGTTTCAACAGCTACATTCAACAACTGAGAGATGGTGTGCACAATTTCTTTGTGACATTCATCGAAGTACTACGTGATAGGCCCCCAGGTCATGATTGGGAGCTTGAACCCGGCGTCACATGTGGTGACTACCTGTTTGGAATGCTACAGGTTAGATTCATTATAAGAGCCCATAATAAGTGACTACCTGTTGGGTGACTccatgttttattgttttatcTCTCTGACAGACTGATACtggttatgtttttatttcctCACATACCTGCATCTATGTAAAAATTGTAAACTGAGGTTTTACAGGGAACAAGGTCGGCTCTTTATTCAAACGAGCGGGAGTCAATTACAGTTACAGTGGAAGAAGTGACACCAAGATCTGTTGGTGCTCTCATTGCACTTTATGAGAGAGCAGTCGGGATATATGCTTCACTTGTAAACATTAACGCCTACCATCAACCTGGTAAATAATATGTTTTGACTAGCCTTGGGTCTGGAAGTGAATGAATGAGAAATGaaagatttattttttttgttttattttgttttagtgCATTATGCATTTGCCCCGGGTATTAAAACTGAGAACGTTCATTTATTATTGACAcataatttttcttcttttcatctgTCTTTGTTAAATCCCCTGCATTTAATTGTTGTCTCA includes:
- the LOC126631052 gene encoding glucose-6-phosphate isomerase 1, chloroplastic-like, which produces MASISGIYSASPTIKRQLKPASLLRKDFVSVSVAFPARVKSADRGFSLSVAREVSAELAKTDGAPSKMKELVKDPHALWRRYVDWLYQHKELGLFLDVSRVGFTDEFVSEMEPRFQAAFKAMEELEKGAIANPDEGRMVGHYWLRNPKLAPNSFLRLQIENTLEALLKFSNDVVSGKIKPPSSPEGRFTQVLSVGIGGSALGPQFVAEALAPDNPPLKIRFIDNTDPAGIDHQIAQLGPELASTLVIVISKSGGTPETRNGLLEVQKAFREAGLNFAKQGVAITQEKSLLDNTARIEGWLARFPMFDWVGGRTSEMSAVGLLPAALQGIDIKEMLAGGHLMDEANRTTVLRNNPAALLALCWYWASDGVGSKDMVVLPYKDSLLLFSRYLQQLVMESIGKEFDLNGNRVNQGLTVYGNKGSTDQHAYIQQLRDGVHNFFVTFIEVLRDRPPGHDWELEPGVTCGDYLFGMLQGTRSALYSNERESITVTVEEVTPRSVGALIALYERAVGIYASLVNINAYHQPGVEAGKKAAGEVLALQKRVLAVLNEASCKDPVEPLTLEEVADRCHATEDIEMIYKIIAHMAANDRAIIAEGNCGSPRSIKVFLGECNVDALYG